Proteins encoded by one window of Lepeophtheirus salmonis chromosome 10, UVic_Lsal_1.4, whole genome shotgun sequence:
- the LOC121125354 gene encoding peroxidasin homolog pxn-2, translating to MSSIFSAVLFIGLLNDCVFAMDIPIVSRDSVAYVHATYQSPYSDSDNSRESQGYGNYYHNQDSGSCPAQEPLHCLSSFYGGSEYRTFDGSCNSVAYPFRGKSETPYVRILPKNKRFNFFQCGNRDKRLPMSRDTSLNLVKRGDSDTHMDLSLYIMLWGQILDHDMVLTPPRKTTSGDFIDCCHKKNRNHPDCCPVYAKSNDPFYGKDNRPDCQSVIRSRKIRKSYSKSYNKCDFDVENANSAWIDASFIYGSTKKRADFLRTFRGGRMKMQRDRYNRFFPPTKKNDKGSIKMEFGDIRGDSHLAFTMLNVVFLRFHNKLAKNIYRLNPNWNDEKIYQESRKIVGAIVQHITFTEFVPKVLGKGSKLHLPYRQGYKDYYKPNVDGSASIEFASAGFRLHSFISSWYNLVDKNYRLKSKLHLRNIFRTPMQLLNNTVYDDIMRGMANQPLREFNNIYTPEMTEWMLRKKNNDFGFDIVAITVQRGRDHLLKGYTAYREKCGFGRAKSWRDLTNLIPYDLVKRMSNVYRNIEDIDLDIGIVMETPIPGTQVGPTTKCLIEDQLMRSRDGDKFFYTRPGQFNSRQLNAIQSSCLTDVLCIGSDDMYHMFLPDNSFIYKLNKQNPLVACRNRKKFDIEAWKYY from the exons ATGAGCTCAATTTTCTCTGCCGTTTTGTTCATTGGACTTCTGAACGATTGTGTTTTTGCAATGGATATTCCTATCGTAAGTCGTGACTCTGTTGCCTACGTTCATGCAACGTACCAATCTCCCTATTCAGACAGTGATAACTCAAGAGAATCTCAGGGTTATGGGAATTATTACCACAATCAAGATTCAGGATCTTGTCCTGCGCAGGAACCTCTTCATTGTCTCTCGTCATTTTATGGTGGGTCTGAGTATAGAACTTTTGATGGAAGCTGTAATAGCGTGGCCTATCCATTCCGAGGAAAGAGTGAAACTCCATACGTGAGGATATTACCTAAAAACAAACGATTCAACTTTTTTCAGTGTGGAAATCGCGATAAAAGACTTCCAATGTCACGAGATACAAGTCTTAATCTCGTGAAACGTGGTGATAGTGATACACACATGGATCTTTCATTATACATTATGCTTTGGGGTCAAATTCTGGATCATGACATGGTTCTCACCCCTCCTCGAAAAACCACATCTGGGGATTTTATAGATTGTTGTCATAAGAAAAATAGGAACCATCCTGATTGTTGTCCTGTTTACGCTAAGTCAAATGACCCATTTTATGGAAAAGATAACCGACCCGATTGTCAGTCTGTCATTCGCTCAAGGAAAATAAGGAAATCATACTCCAAATCTTATAACAAATGTGATTTTGATGTTGAAAACGCCAATTCTGCTTGGATTGATGCCTCATTTATCTACGGAAGTACGAAAAAAAGAGCGGATTTCCTTCGTACCTTTAGAGGAGGAAGAATGAAAATGCAAAGGGATCGATACAACCGATTCTTTCCCCCAACAAAGAAGAATGATAAGGGTtctataaaaatggaatttggtgATATTCGTGGGGATTCTCACTTAGCTTTTACGATgcttaatgttgtttttttgcgaTTTCACAATAAACttgctaaaaatatttacagattAAATCCAAATTGGAAcgatgaaaaaatttatcaagAGTCTCGTAAAATTGTTGGTGCTATTGTTCAACATATCACTTTCACAGAATTCGTTCCCAAGGTACTAGGGAAGGGTTCAAAGCTCCATTTACCATATAGACAAGGATATAAGGATTACTATAAACCTAATGTCGATGGATCTGCCTCTATTGAGTTCGCATCTGCTGGATTCCGTCTACATTCATTTATCAGTTCCTGGTATAATTTAGTTGATAAAAACTATCGTTTGAAATCTAAACTACACTTGAGGAATATTTTCCGAACACCCATGCAATTATTAAACAACACTGTTTATGACGATATAATGCGTGGAATGGCAAATCAACCCTTGAGggaatttaataacatatatactCCAGAAATGACAGAGTGGATGttacgtaaaaaaaataacgactTCGGATTCGACATTGTGGCTATTACTGTACAACGGGGAAGAGATCATTTGTTGAAAGGTTATACTGCATACAG GGAAAAGTGTGGATTTGGAAGAGCAAAGTCATGGCGTGACCTCACAAACCTAATACCATATGATCTTGTAAAACGTATGAGCAATGTTTATCGTAATATAGAAGACATTGATTTAGATATTGGGATCGTAATGGAGACGCCTATACCCGGCACACAAGTTGGGCCTACAACCAAATGTTTAATTGAGGATCAATTAATGAGATCCCGTGACGGAGACAAGTTTTTCTATACTCGTCCAGGGCAATTTAATTCTCGTCAGCTCAACGCTATTCAATCATCATGTCTGACAGATGTGTTATGTATTGGATCAGATGACATGTATCATATGTTTTTACCAGataattcattcatatataaattgaataaacaaaATCCTCTCGTGGCTTGTCGCAATCGTAAAAAGTTCGATATAGAAGCCTGGAAATATTACTga